Proteins encoded within one genomic window of Nitrospina gracilis 3/211:
- a CDS encoding phospholipase effector Tle1 domain-containing protein, protein MTRFLHFALLALTLPLLVSCSHTPPVNHTPFTPDVMAKRKLVVFLDGTHNDESSHTSIAKLHNLVTLQNRTDIRSTYIVGVGTGAKVIGMGMGWGIGRDVREAYLFLARNYRPGRGDEVYLFGFSRGAYAARILAGLLFTVGIPDLGSIPEADPMDLIEDIYSAFKGDMTVTERRREVQEETGITPQPVNIRFMGLWDTVEALGVPDYEENFTFPNPRYVDQLCNVNKAAHAMSVDDDRARIFTPILLTHPRLVENCKERDINDVVEEVWFAGAHSDIGGGYNDTDINGVSFNWMLKQMEPYNLVPANTRVYADPYGRTHDPESGWFRFIYRNRNRNLPAYATSTYNRGRLKMHRSVFDRLGKACRRSFEFDWKKSEFAKCFDFSSDNGAIHHLEEKQCFDVIDYEPSPLPQNGFCPPASP, encoded by the coding sequence ATGACCCGTTTCCTTCATTTCGCCCTGCTCGCATTGACACTCCCCCTGCTCGTCAGCTGTTCCCACACGCCCCCCGTCAACCACACGCCTTTCACGCCGGACGTCATGGCGAAAAGAAAACTGGTTGTTTTTCTGGACGGCACTCACAACGATGAAAGCAGCCACACCAGCATCGCCAAACTCCACAACCTCGTCACCCTGCAGAACCGGACCGACATCCGCTCCACTTACATCGTCGGCGTGGGGACGGGGGCGAAAGTCATCGGCATGGGAATGGGCTGGGGAATCGGGAGGGACGTGCGGGAGGCCTACCTGTTTCTGGCCCGCAACTACCGGCCCGGGCGGGGAGACGAGGTCTATCTTTTCGGGTTCAGCCGCGGCGCCTACGCGGCGCGTATCCTGGCCGGGCTCCTGTTCACCGTGGGCATTCCGGATCTGGGTTCGATACCCGAAGCGGACCCGATGGATCTCATCGAAGACATCTACTCGGCTTTCAAGGGAGACATGACCGTCACGGAACGGCGGCGTGAGGTGCAGGAAGAAACCGGCATCACCCCGCAACCGGTGAATATCCGCTTCATGGGCCTGTGGGATACGGTGGAAGCTTTGGGTGTGCCGGATTACGAGGAAAACTTCACCTTCCCCAATCCCCGTTACGTCGACCAGCTGTGCAACGTGAACAAAGCCGCGCACGCGATGTCGGTCGATGACGACCGCGCCCGCATTTTCACGCCCATCCTGTTAACGCATCCCCGCCTGGTCGAAAACTGCAAGGAAAGGGACATCAATGACGTGGTCGAGGAAGTGTGGTTCGCGGGGGCGCATTCGGATATCGGCGGCGGGTACAACGACACGGACATCAATGGCGTTTCGTTCAACTGGATGCTGAAGCAGATGGAACCCTACAACCTGGTCCCGGCAAACACCCGCGTGTATGCCGACCCCTACGGACGCACGCACGATCCCGAAAGCGGCTGGTTCCGCTTCATCTACCGCAACCGCAACCGGAACCTTCCCGCCTATGCCACGTCGACTTACAACAGGGGCCGGCTCAAAATGCATCGATCCGTGTTCGACCGGTTGGGAAAAGCCTGCCGCCGGTCATTCGAGTTTGACTGGAAAAAATCTGAATTTGCGAAGTGCTTCGACTTCTCCAGCGACAACGGGGCCATCCATCACCTCGAAGAAAAGCAGTGCTTCGATGTGATCGATTACGAACCGTCTCCACTGCCGCAGAATGGCTTCTGCCCGCCCGCCTCTCCTTAA
- a CDS encoding RHS repeat domain-containing protein — MGAFPVVDMEIRPSRHLYTMSEPDTVKPLRDFGATGSIPTQRTNTDPTGLATVTTEGADQSVVTQTPDGTATTVTASPDPRFGALAPLQGLTVTTPQGLNFSYAFDSQITLSDPSNSLVDKTDTIDVNGLVYTTFFDRTSLKYTDTSPEGRQRVSFIDQQGRMKERQFPGLEPKRFIYDQRGRLTSIETGSGIEERKTIINYDLKGRIASITDPLMRNVVFEYDEAERVTKFILPGNREIINTYDDGGNLIGITTPKNQLHSFIFSAVNLETQYSPPNVGLNQHSTSFTYNLDKNPITISRPDGKQINFDYNSKGQLIQLTLPKGNVSLAYDPNSGNLSQIVEPGGSTLTLNYDGFLQTDSIWSGPINGQVSRVYNDNFQITSRSVNNQFPISFSYDDDGILISAGQETLIYDSLNGLLTDTSLGNVADVTTYNSFGEIDNYVAKYSGVNIYEVNYLRDKLGRIVQKQEALHSGALHTFDYFYDVAGRLVEVKKDGVIILSHSYDSNGNRSGGIYDDQDRLLTLNNIDFTYTANGEMLSKSKSGQTTTYNYDVLGNLASVNLPDGTFIEYIVDGRNRRIGKKVNGILQKEFLYKDKLNPIAELDGSGNIISRFVYASKSNIPDYFMRGGVTYRIISDQRGSPRLVVDVSSGNVVQEIAYNDLGQITVDTNPGFQPFGFAGGLYDQDTKLVRFGARDYDPEVGRWTTKDPIRFDGGDVNLYGYAFNDFINSSDASGLYGSDSCSYYEQVCEAYGTPYECTDAKIACNLAPKGNNLIPKGETLTNWAQCARQCLQEQHLKRLTLNACSLKENNYSQQAFYDDHQLCFNGCRLNPENPYDKDGPDLPDNDIHLN, encoded by the coding sequence ATGGGTGCCTTCCCGGTGGTGGATATGGAAATCAGGCCAAGCAGGCATCTTTATACCATGTCCGAACCGGATACGGTAAAACCTCTCCGGGATTTTGGCGCGACGGGTTCGATTCCCACCCAACGCACCAATACCGATCCCACGGGTCTGGCCACCGTCACCACGGAGGGCGCGGACCAAAGCGTGGTCACGCAAACGCCGGACGGCACGGCGACCACGGTCACGGCCTCGCCGGACCCGCGTTTCGGCGCGCTGGCGCCCTTGCAGGGGCTCACGGTGACCACGCCACAAGGTTTAAATTTCTCATATGCCTTTGACAGTCAAATAACGTTATCAGACCCAAGTAATAGCTTAGTAGACAAGACGGATACTATCGACGTAAATGGTCTGGTTTATACAACGTTTTTTGATAGGACTTCTTTAAAATATACAGATACGTCCCCTGAGGGTAGACAAAGGGTAAGCTTTATTGATCAGCAAGGACGGATGAAAGAAAGGCAATTTCCAGGCTTAGAACCGAAAAGGTTTATATATGATCAGCGGGGACGACTTACTAGTATAGAAACAGGCTCGGGTATTGAAGAAAGAAAAACCATCATAAATTATGACCTAAAGGGTCGAATTGCTTCAATAACCGATCCTCTAATGAGAAACGTTGTTTTTGAATACGATGAAGCTGAGCGTGTAACTAAATTTATATTGCCTGGAAATCGAGAAATAATTAACACATATGATGATGGTGGAAATTTGATAGGGATAACTACGCCAAAAAATCAACTGCATAGCTTTATTTTTTCAGCGGTCAACTTGGAAACACAATACTCTCCTCCAAATGTAGGTCTCAACCAACATTCAACCAGCTTCACATATAATTTGGATAAAAACCCTATAACAATATCAAGGCCTGATGGGAAGCAAATTAATTTTGATTATAATTCTAAGGGGCAGTTAATTCAGTTAACTCTTCCCAAGGGAAACGTTTCCTTAGCGTATGATCCAAATAGTGGGAACTTGAGTCAAATAGTTGAGCCGGGTGGATCGACCTTGACATTAAATTACGATGGCTTTTTACAAACAGACTCAATATGGAGTGGCCCAATAAATGGTCAAGTGTCTAGGGTTTATAACGATAATTTTCAAATAACATCCAGGTCGGTAAACAATCAATTTCCGATAAGCTTTTCTTACGATGATGATGGAATTTTAATTTCTGCGGGCCAAGAAACCTTAATCTATGACTCATTAAATGGCCTGCTGACCGACACTTCGTTAGGAAATGTTGCAGACGTCACAACCTATAATAGCTTTGGTGAAATAGATAATTATGTCGCAAAGTATAGTGGTGTAAACATATACGAAGTAAATTATTTAAGAGATAAGCTGGGGAGAATCGTACAGAAACAAGAAGCATTGCATAGTGGTGCATTGCATACCTTTGATTACTTTTATGATGTGGCCGGTAGGTTGGTCGAGGTAAAAAAGGATGGCGTTATAATTTTAAGCCATTCCTATGATTCTAATGGAAATAGGTCGGGGGGTATTTATGATGACCAGGATCGTTTATTGACTTTGAATAACATAGATTTTACCTATACTGCTAATGGTGAAATGCTTTCAAAGAGCAAATCTGGCCAAACTACTACCTATAATTATGATGTTCTGGGGAACCTTGCTTCTGTGAATTTGCCAGATGGCACCTTTATTGAATATATAGTTGATGGGAGAAATCGTAGAATCGGTAAAAAAGTTAATGGCATTTTGCAGAAGGAATTTTTATACAAGGATAAGCTAAATCCAATTGCTGAACTGGATGGTTCCGGAAATATAATTTCCCGTTTTGTTTATGCGTCGAAATCAAATATACCAGATTATTTTATGCGAGGAGGAGTAACCTATCGCATTATTAGCGACCAACGGGGCTCGCCAAGACTTGTTGTGGACGTTTCCAGCGGGAATGTGGTGCAGGAAATTGCTTACAATGATCTTGGACAAATAACCGTCGATACCAATCCCGGATTTCAGCCATTTGGTTTTGCAGGGGGACTTTATGATCAAGATACTAAGCTTGTAAGATTTGGAGCAAGGGATTATGACCCCGAAGTTGGAAGGTGGACAACTAAGGATCCCATTAGATTCGACGGTGGGGATGTAAATTTGTATGGTTACGCATTTAATGATTTTATAAATTCGAGTGATGCAAGTGGATTGTATGGTTCTGATAGTTGCAGTTATTATGAGCAGGTTTGCGAAGCATATGGGACACCATATGAATGCACTGATGCGAAAATTGCTTGTAATTTAGCTCCTAAGGGAAATAACTTAATTCCAAAAGGAGAAACGCTGACTAATTGGGCTCAATGCGCGCGACAGTGCCTGCAAGAACAACATTTAAAAAGACTAACCCTTAATGCATGTAGCCTTAAAGAAAATAATTATAGTCAGCAGGCCTTTTATGATGATCATCAGCTTTGTTTTAATGGCTGTAGATTAAACCCTGAAAACCCCTATGATAAAGATGGTCCCGATTTGCCCGACAATGATATTCACTTAAATTAA
- a CDS encoding DUF6603 domain-containing protein — translation MPNQPGTLEQIGLELANVMSGLLRRLSNDELLETLAQFGIVFPPSLLEQTAVMQTRDDLLSAAGGLPDTVEKLLTAAEAEDVEKIVEHGVTLLTDSIDLIRSFSDLVTAIDAIRSAYPEISNDQFNDFSSDFPRRLLDLLIVDQLDGIPAIGGTLTFFGLIDRANPYAGIDPSLLEYETVTIRYDRIGSLLSNPEEHFKTLYGWGEPDFDGSKLLPALHDLLVRIGLPAHYHPATDDTPPLLEAYTVDVFPDETLTPPGLGFNVLVPFGGSIDQTVPLPHPAWAVQFKANGKFAADFTGTWSPPVQFTLDANGLTFEGGAEINLIGGGTRPIVLLGKAEASRMEVGTIRFGGGFNFTWDSTTGKANTEPFVQGALEEGRILVDVSEGDGFITQILSGIKIDSNFDVGFLWSLTGGIQFQGSSTIEIMLPAHVDLGPLTIQEIYLVGGLDDATIPIELSASLSVNLGPLAASVTRMGLLTTIDLKGSGGNAGPADIDFAFKPPNGVGLSVDAGVVKGGGYLYFDFDREEYAGALELVFSEWIALKAIGLITTRMPDGSKGFSLLIIITVEFGSGFQLGFGFTLNGVGGILGLNRIVQVDPLKEGVRTGSIESVMFPEDVVANAPRIISDLRKFFPPQQDIFLVGPMAKLGWGTPTLVSAQLGVILEFPSVNITILGVIKVVLPDEDADVLRLQVNFMGRIEPSNKLLWFYAELYDSRVLFITLEGGFGLLVNWGDNANFVVSVGGFHPRYNPPPLPFPEPPRIAVNILNESYAKVRIEAYFAVTSNSVQFGAKAELYFGVSAFNIDGHLAFDALFQFDPFFFSFGLSVSLSVKVFGIGLFSVGFSGLLEGPTPWFIKGKGKISLLFFKISVPFEHTWGQEQNTSLDPIEVFPLLEAEFNALTNWVAEVPQHSNLLVSLRKLGDADTDQLVLHPVGSLRISQRKVPVNFKLDKVGNQRPSDVNRLKVDASLPGGGSLSVSTLEEKFAIGQFKDLEGSAQMSSPGFEPLDSGVEIGIAGEQMKTSRGVRRVIRYETIIIDNNFKRHVKSFFNFFVAGYSVLNGFLFNHFLKGNAAGKSALSKQQKKRIQPFDEVIQIVPNQYSVAFNMNNKPLGAEAVTFTSQAKAMEYMEEQIQQDGSLSKQLHVIPNSELNLAA, via the coding sequence ATGCCCAACCAGCCAGGCACTCTGGAACAGATCGGTCTCGAGCTCGCCAATGTGATGTCCGGCCTGCTTAGACGGTTGAGCAACGACGAACTGCTGGAAACGCTCGCCCAGTTCGGCATTGTGTTCCCTCCTTCCCTGCTGGAACAAACCGCCGTCATGCAAACGCGCGACGACCTGCTGTCGGCCGCGGGCGGCCTGCCCGATACAGTGGAAAAACTCCTCACGGCGGCGGAAGCCGAGGATGTCGAAAAAATCGTCGAGCACGGGGTGACGCTGTTGACGGATTCGATCGACCTCATCCGCTCGTTTTCCGATCTGGTCACCGCGATCGACGCCATCCGCAGTGCCTACCCTGAAATATCCAACGACCAGTTCAACGATTTCTCTTCCGATTTTCCAAGAAGACTGCTCGACCTGTTGATCGTCGATCAGCTTGACGGCATCCCCGCCATCGGCGGCACGCTCACGTTTTTCGGTTTGATCGACCGCGCCAACCCTTATGCGGGCATCGACCCCAGCCTGCTTGAGTACGAAACCGTCACCATCCGTTACGACAGGATCGGCTCCCTGCTCAGCAATCCGGAAGAGCATTTTAAAACCCTGTACGGCTGGGGCGAGCCGGATTTCGACGGCTCCAAACTGTTGCCCGCGCTTCACGATCTGCTGGTGCGCATCGGCCTGCCCGCGCATTACCACCCGGCGACGGACGACACCCCGCCGCTTCTCGAAGCGTACACAGTGGACGTGTTTCCCGACGAAACCCTGACGCCTCCGGGGCTGGGTTTCAATGTGCTCGTGCCTTTCGGCGGCTCCATCGACCAGACCGTTCCACTTCCCCACCCCGCTTGGGCTGTGCAGTTCAAGGCAAACGGAAAATTCGCGGCGGACTTCACCGGTACCTGGTCACCCCCGGTCCAGTTCACCCTGGACGCGAACGGGTTGACCTTCGAAGGCGGCGCGGAAATCAACCTGATCGGCGGCGGAACTCGGCCTATTGTCCTGCTCGGCAAGGCGGAAGCCAGCCGCATGGAAGTGGGCACCATCCGCTTCGGCGGCGGTTTCAACTTCACCTGGGATTCCACCACCGGAAAAGCCAACACCGAACCGTTCGTTCAGGGAGCGCTGGAAGAAGGGCGCATCCTGGTTGACGTTTCGGAAGGCGACGGCTTCATCACTCAAATCCTTTCGGGCATCAAGATCGATTCCAATTTCGACGTGGGGTTTTTATGGAGTCTGACCGGCGGCATCCAGTTCCAGGGAAGCTCCACCATCGAGATCATGCTTCCGGCGCACGTGGATCTCGGTCCCCTGACAATTCAGGAAATCTATCTTGTCGGTGGACTCGATGACGCCACCATTCCCATCGAACTGTCCGCCTCGCTTTCGGTCAACCTCGGTCCCCTCGCCGCCAGCGTGACACGCATGGGACTGCTCACCACCATCGACCTGAAGGGGAGCGGCGGCAACGCGGGCCCCGCCGACATCGACTTCGCCTTCAAACCGCCCAACGGCGTGGGGCTTTCCGTCGATGCGGGAGTGGTGAAAGGCGGCGGGTACTTGTACTTCGATTTTGACCGCGAGGAATACGCAGGCGCGCTGGAGCTGGTGTTCAGCGAATGGATCGCGCTCAAAGCGATCGGCCTCATCACCACCCGCATGCCCGACGGCTCCAAGGGGTTCTCCCTGCTCATCATCATTACCGTCGAGTTCGGTTCCGGTTTCCAGCTTGGCTTCGGATTCACGCTGAACGGGGTGGGCGGCATTCTCGGCCTGAACCGCATCGTGCAGGTCGATCCGTTAAAAGAAGGCGTGCGCACCGGTTCGATAGAAAGCGTCATGTTCCCGGAAGACGTGGTGGCCAATGCGCCGCGCATTATCAGCGACCTGCGGAAATTCTTTCCGCCCCAGCAGGACATCTTCCTCGTCGGCCCGATGGCCAAGCTGGGATGGGGTACGCCCACCCTCGTCAGCGCGCAGTTGGGCGTTATCCTGGAATTTCCCAGCGTCAACATCACCATCCTGGGCGTTATCAAGGTCGTCCTGCCGGATGAAGACGCCGATGTCCTGCGCCTGCAGGTGAACTTCATGGGAAGGATCGAGCCTTCCAACAAGCTGTTGTGGTTCTACGCAGAGTTGTACGACTCGCGCGTGCTGTTCATCACGTTGGAAGGCGGGTTCGGCTTGCTGGTCAACTGGGGAGACAACGCCAACTTCGTAGTCAGTGTCGGCGGTTTTCATCCAAGGTACAATCCGCCTCCCCTGCCATTTCCCGAACCGCCGCGCATCGCCGTCAACATCCTGAACGAATCCTACGCCAAAGTCCGCATCGAAGCTTATTTTGCAGTGACCTCCAACTCGGTTCAGTTCGGCGCCAAGGCGGAGTTGTACTTTGGTGTCAGCGCGTTCAACATAGACGGCCACCTGGCTTTCGACGCATTGTTCCAGTTCGATCCTTTTTTCTTCAGCTTCGGCCTCAGCGTCAGCCTGTCGGTGAAGGTATTCGGCATCGGGCTGTTCAGCGTCGGGTTCAGCGGATTGCTCGAAGGCCCGACTCCGTGGTTCATCAAGGGCAAAGGCAAGATCAGCCTGCTGTTCTTCAAGATTTCCGTTCCGTTCGAACACACCTGGGGGCAGGAACAGAACACCTCGCTCGATCCCATCGAGGTGTTCCCGCTGTTGGAAGCGGAGTTCAACGCCCTCACCAACTGGGTTGCGGAGGTTCCACAACACAGCAATCTGCTGGTCTCGCTCCGCAAGCTGGGCGATGCAGACACCGATCAACTCGTACTCCATCCGGTGGGATCGTTGCGCATCAGTCAGCGCAAGGTGCCGGTGAATTTCAAGCTGGACAAGGTCGGCAACCAGCGTCCGTCGGATGTGAATCGGCTGAAGGTGGACGCCAGCCTGCCCGGTGGAGGAAGCCTGTCCGTCTCCACGCTGGAAGAAAAATTCGCCATCGGCCAGTTCAAGGACCTGGAAGGTTCTGCGCAAATGTCGAGCCCCGGCTTCGAACCGCTGGACAGCGGCGTGGAGATCGGCATCGCCGGCGAACAGATGAAAACCAGCCGCGGCGTGCGGCGGGTGATTCGTTACGAGACGATCATCATTGACAATAATTTCAAGCGCCACGTCAAATCCTTTTTCAATTTCTTCGTCGCCGGTTACTCGGTACTCAACGGTTTTCTGTTCAATCATTTCCTGAAAGGCAACGCCGCCGGGAAGTCGGCCCTTTCCAAGCAACAGAAGAAACGCATTCAGCCCTTCGATGAGGTGATCCAGATCGTTCCCAATCAGTATTCGGTGGCGTTCAACATGAACAACAAACCGCTGGGTGCGGAGGCGGTGACCTTTACCAGCCAGGCCAAGGCAATGGAATACATGGAAGAACAGATTCAACAGGACGGCTCTTTGTCCAAGCAACTGCACGTGATCCCGAACTCTGAACTCAATTTAGCCGCATGA
- a CDS encoding trypsin-like serine protease: MRDEEYFAIKERAARRFMKIPHVTAVGIGSKEKDGKPTGEIVIKVYVSKKKPAREVPADELIPPEFEGLPTDVVEMGELKPDAPIPGVPDPGSTSTLTDSSRERPLKGGIQISTESKGGAYGTLGCFLVDKNDSTAVYALTNHHVIAKDGKMSLSRRVEQPNSNTFTTADSIGLVAGGGDDSTRDAAIVRLAPQMQWLAEIKGIGVVKGMHTITVAEAGTGTYQVKKRGARTQLTGGTISSIMTSVGGVSNGIIITANPDPANPGTLMFFSAPGDSGSVYLNNNDEVVGLHFSGWHSAPLSSNYGKSGGMPIADVLRRFREVERIDLEVATAASLNSTQTVAYPAGAPNMAGADIETDSDHGYYRPLTGGSQILAAPMLGHMNTTTLGCMVKVTTEPDAAYALTCYRGVSANGTIPPTAETKIGQPDNEESCSGCCTNTFGKFSKGSANADRNAAIVKMDDGMKWLAEVLQIGYIKGIHTVTPAEVSSGTYQVRKRGAQSRLTGGVITAVGGVHGTLPAGVNANAMLIRPNPNPSRPGDDISFSHFGDRGAVVVNEDDKVVGLLYDEIEIPSGSSGRILYGVATPIQIVIDQFNSVDSVQITVATATQVDDVQTASNSSMVAVADNAGSTVFRPQPQASPVIFLPTREAAPVGVGAYARLKQDLSLSGTGRMIAAVWKKHQEEISHLIETNRRVATVWHRSGGPAILQALVRVFYTPSARVPQQINGEPLSDCIDRSNSIFNKYGSESLRRDLTLLKQALPDIAGMTYREILKLFEENAGVPELVKQA; this comes from the coding sequence ATGCGTGACGAAGAGTATTTTGCCATCAAGGAAAGAGCCGCCCGGCGGTTCATGAAAATCCCGCATGTCACGGCCGTGGGAATCGGCAGTAAGGAAAAAGACGGCAAACCCACCGGCGAAATCGTCATTAAGGTATACGTTTCCAAAAAGAAACCGGCGCGCGAAGTGCCTGCCGACGAGTTGATCCCGCCGGAGTTCGAAGGCCTGCCCACCGATGTGGTGGAGATGGGCGAGTTGAAACCGGACGCACCGATCCCCGGCGTCCCCGATCCTGGCTCCACCTCCACTCTCACCGACAGTAGCCGCGAACGTCCTCTCAAGGGGGGCATCCAGATCAGCACGGAATCCAAGGGCGGCGCTTATGGAACGCTCGGGTGTTTCCTCGTCGATAAAAACGATAGTACGGCTGTCTATGCTCTGACCAACCACCACGTGATCGCGAAGGATGGAAAAATGTCGCTCTCGCGGCGCGTGGAACAACCCAACAGCAACACTTTTACAACCGCCGACTCCATCGGCCTCGTCGCGGGCGGCGGCGACGACTCCACCCGCGATGCCGCCATCGTCCGCCTCGCGCCGCAGATGCAGTGGCTGGCGGAGATCAAAGGCATTGGCGTGGTGAAAGGGATGCACACCATCACCGTAGCCGAGGCAGGCACGGGCACGTATCAGGTCAAAAAACGAGGCGCGCGCACCCAACTGACCGGAGGCACCATTTCCTCCATCATGACCAGCGTCGGCGGCGTGTCCAACGGCATCATCATCACCGCCAACCCCGATCCCGCGAATCCCGGCACGTTGATGTTTTTCAGCGCACCGGGAGATTCCGGGTCGGTGTACCTGAACAACAATGACGAAGTGGTCGGTCTTCACTTCTCGGGCTGGCACAGCGCACCTCTGTCTTCCAATTACGGAAAGAGCGGCGGCATGCCCATCGCCGACGTACTGCGCCGGTTTCGCGAAGTCGAGCGCATCGACCTCGAGGTCGCCACCGCGGCCAGCCTGAACTCCACGCAAACCGTGGCCTATCCCGCCGGGGCGCCCAACATGGCCGGCGCGGACATCGAAACGGACTCCGATCACGGGTATTACCGCCCACTCACCGGCGGCAGTCAGATCCTCGCCGCACCCATGCTGGGTCACATGAACACCACCACGCTCGGTTGCATGGTCAAGGTAACCACGGAGCCGGACGCCGCATACGCGTTGACCTGCTACCGGGGCGTCTCCGCAAACGGCACCATTCCGCCCACAGCGGAAACCAAGATCGGCCAGCCGGACAACGAGGAAAGTTGCAGTGGCTGTTGCACCAACACCTTCGGCAAATTTTCCAAGGGAAGCGCTAATGCCGACCGCAACGCGGCGATCGTGAAGATGGACGACGGCATGAAATGGCTGGCGGAGGTGCTCCAAATTGGATACATCAAGGGCATCCACACGGTGACCCCCGCCGAGGTTTCCAGCGGCACTTACCAGGTGCGGAAACGCGGCGCGCAATCGCGGTTGACGGGCGGCGTGATCACCGCCGTGGGCGGCGTGCACGGCACGCTCCCCGCCGGGGTGAACGCCAACGCCATGCTGATCCGGCCCAATCCCAACCCCTCCCGTCCGGGAGATGACATTTCCTTTTCCCATTTCGGCGACCGGGGTGCGGTGGTGGTCAACGAAGATGACAAGGTGGTCGGCCTGCTTTATGACGAGATTGAAATTCCCTCCGGCTCATCGGGACGCATTCTGTACGGGGTGGCCACGCCCATTCAAATCGTGATCGATCAATTCAATAGCGTGGACTCAGTGCAGATCACCGTGGCAACCGCCACGCAGGTGGACGACGTGCAAACCGCGTCCAACTCTTCCATGGTGGCGGTGGCGGACAATGCCGGTTCGACGGTGTTCCGTCCCCAGCCGCAGGCGTCTCCCGTTATTTTTCTTCCCACGCGGGAAGCCGCACCCGTCGGTGTCGGCGCGTACGCGCGGCTCAAACAGGATCTGTCGCTTTCCGGAACGGGGCGCATGATCGCCGCCGTCTGGAAAAAACATCAGGAGGAAATCAGCCATCTCATCGAAACCAACCGCAGAGTGGCCACCGTGTGGCACCGGTCCGGCGGTCCGGCCATCCTGCAGGCATTGGTCCGTGTTTTCTACACGCCCTCGGCGAGGGTGCCGCAACAGATCAATGGCGAACCGCTTTCGGATTGCATCGATCGATCCAATTCGATTTTTAACAAGTACGGAAGCGAGTCCCTGCGCAGGGACCTGACTTTATTGAAACAGGCTCTGCCGGATATCGCCGGAATGACCTACAGGGAAATTTTGAAATTGTTTGAAGAAAACGCAGGCGTGCCGGAGTTGGTAAAGCAGGCATGA